One genomic window of Halobellus limi includes the following:
- the ribB gene encoding 3,4-dihydroxy-2-butanone-4-phosphate synthase, translating into MTRTTTDVAPDGAGEGDAATEAEATTETDLGAEDAVDRAIAAFRRGDPVLVHDAADREGETDLVYPAGAVDADAVVRLRRDAGGLICAAVPDDVADAFGLPFLEDELDHPAAADHDLGYDDRSSFSLPVNHRETFTGITDDDRALTIRRLAEAASTARTPDADYDVSDFATDFRTPGHVHVLRGAPELLADRRGHTELGLALAEAADLPPAVVVCEMLDAESGGARTPTAALEYARRNDLVYVEGADLVERLG; encoded by the coding sequence ATGACCCGGACGACGACGGACGTCGCCCCCGACGGTGCCGGAGAGGGCGACGCGGCGACCGAGGCCGAGGCGACGACCGAGACTGACTTGGGCGCCGAGGACGCCGTCGACCGCGCGATCGCCGCGTTTCGGCGCGGTGATCCGGTCCTCGTCCACGACGCCGCCGACCGGGAGGGCGAGACGGACCTCGTCTACCCGGCGGGCGCCGTCGACGCCGACGCCGTGGTTCGACTCCGGCGCGACGCCGGGGGGTTGATCTGTGCGGCCGTTCCCGACGACGTCGCCGACGCGTTCGGCCTCCCCTTCCTCGAGGACGAACTCGACCACCCGGCGGCCGCCGATCACGACCTCGGGTACGACGACCGCTCGTCATTCTCCTTACCGGTGAACCACCGCGAGACGTTCACCGGGATCACCGACGACGACCGCGCGCTCACGATCCGCCGTCTCGCCGAGGCCGCGTCGACGGCCCGAACGCCCGACGCCGACTACGACGTCTCGGACTTCGCCACGGACTTCCGCACCCCGGGCCACGTCCACGTCCTCCGCGGCGCACCCGAGCTCCTCGCGGACCGCCGCGGCCACACCGAACTGGGTCTCGCCCTCGCCGAGGCGGCGGATCTCCCCCCCGCGGTCGTCGTCTGTGAGATGCTCGACGCGGAGTCCGGCGGCGCTCGGACGCCGACCGCCGCGCTCGAGTACGCCCGCCGGAACGACCTCGTCTACGTCGAGGGCGCGGACCTCGTCGAACGCCTCGGCTGA
- a CDS encoding DUF120 domain-containing protein codes for MSESAVSAVGHDELAALKFVALAGARSGPVKISCSDLAGRLDASNQTASRRLQRLEETGHVDRDVVADGQWVSLTESGEAALHREYSHYRRIFEGTDPSTVELDGVITSGMGEGRHYISLSGYMEQFEERLGYEPFPGTLNVDLDEESVRSRSAVSSLPGIPIDGWEDEERTFGPATCYDATVEYGGDAAETAHIIVPERTHHDETQLEVIAPVRLRDALGLEDGDVVTVSVEAVR; via the coding sequence ATGTCAGAATCGGCAGTCTCCGCCGTCGGGCACGACGAGCTGGCGGCGCTGAAGTTCGTCGCCCTCGCGGGCGCGCGGTCCGGCCCCGTGAAGATCTCCTGTTCGGACCTCGCCGGCCGCCTCGACGCCTCCAACCAGACCGCGTCGAGACGGCTCCAGCGCCTCGAAGAGACGGGTCACGTCGACCGCGACGTCGTCGCCGACGGGCAGTGGGTGTCGCTGACCGAGTCGGGCGAGGCGGCGCTGCACCGCGAGTACTCACACTACCGACGCATCTTCGAGGGGACGGACCCCTCGACGGTCGAACTCGACGGCGTCATCACGAGCGGGATGGGCGAGGGTCGGCACTACATCTCGCTATCGGGCTACATGGAACAGTTCGAGGAGCGACTCGGCTACGAGCCGTTCCCCGGGACGCTCAACGTCGACCTCGACGAGGAGAGCGTCCGGTCGCGATCCGCGGTCTCGTCGCTCCCGGGCATCCCCATCGACGGCTGGGAGGACGAGGAGCGGACGTTCGGTCCGGCGACGTGTTACGACGCGACCGTCGAGTACGGCGGCGACGCCGCGGAGACGGCGCACATCATCGTCCCCGAGCGGACCCACCACGACGAGACCCAACTGGAGGTCATCGCGCCGGTCCGGCTCCGCGACGCGCTCGGGCTGGAGGACGGCGACGTCGTCACCGTCAGCGTGGAGGCGGTTCGATGA
- a CDS encoding metallophosphoesterase family protein: MVKIGWLSDSHVDPFAEPEPNGPSELPGAGERLTEDITSLFRDYDIQDLYFNGDAVFQSDAFYDSDYEHSQTEHYDRFWELVDNSGYGDNVICTPGNHDVPLQYFVESDDRARLQYKKEYDDVTVLMVNTAGSGWVSGSPESGYGWTTGYVPYSDLQWLDRELEKAGDNAKIVYFHHHAWFTPGDPKASAATDSQSLADLYWVCRNYNAIHDVLSSYDKVVCPQGHTAQMTSEGSSNVDGVEYLYKKHYYHVLDGGVTTYAYLDVDSTQATATTIDHNTGKENEILNKKF; this comes from the coding sequence ATGGTCAAAATTGGGTGGCTCTCCGACAGTCACGTCGATCCATTTGCGGAGCCCGAACCGAACGGTCCATCCGAACTTCCTGGTGCCGGCGAGCGGTTGACCGAGGATATTACCTCACTCTTCAGGGATTATGATATCCAAGATCTATATTTCAACGGCGACGCCGTCTTCCAGAGTGACGCCTTCTACGACAGCGACTACGAACACTCTCAAACGGAACATTACGACCGGTTCTGGGAACTGGTAGACAACAGCGGATACGGCGATAACGTGATCTGTACGCCGGGGAATCATGACGTCCCCCTGCAGTACTTCGTCGAGTCCGACGACCGGGCCCGACTGCAGTACAAGAAAGAATACGATGACGTAACGGTGTTAATGGTCAACACGGCCGGCTCGGGGTGGGTTAGCGGCTCTCCTGAGAGTGGCTACGGCTGGACCACTGGATATGTCCCGTACAGTGATCTCCAGTGGTTAGATCGGGAACTCGAAAAAGCGGGCGACAACGCCAAAATCGTGTACTTCCACCACCACGCGTGGTTCACGCCGGGAGATCCGAAAGCGTCGGCAGCGACCGATAGTCAGAGTTTGGCAGATCTCTACTGGGTGTGTCGAAACTACAACGCGATCCACGACGTTCTCTCGTCGTACGACAAGGTCGTGTGTCCGCAGGGTCACACTGCACAGATGACCTCTGAAGGTTCATCGAATGTCGATGGAGTCGAGTACCTGTACAAGAAGCACTATTATCACGTCCTCGATGGGGGCGTCACAACGTACGCCTACCTCGATGTCGACTCGACACAGGCGACAGCGACCACTATCGACCACAACACAGGAAAGGAGAACGAGATCCTCAACAAGAAGTTCTGA
- a CDS encoding DUF502 domain-containing protein has product MSSWRRDFASGLIVLTPVLVILLVLNYLYSRIVDLPVIRRLDEPLGFVVAVVVFVMLVLSIGYLMRTTVGRLFETYLDAAMNRVPLIRVLYNASKLAVETAVSGTDDLQKPVKVEPWQGMRMTAFKTGKTTDDGRVVLFMPTAPNITTGFVMEVKPEDLTETDESVEEALTRVLSAGFGEEERTSPIEIDARTED; this is encoded by the coding sequence ATGTCCTCCTGGAGGCGAGACTTCGCAAGCGGACTGATCGTTCTGACGCCGGTCCTCGTCATTCTGCTCGTTCTCAACTACCTGTACTCCAGAATCGTCGACCTGCCCGTCATCCGGCGGTTGGACGAACCGCTCGGCTTCGTCGTCGCCGTCGTCGTCTTCGTGATGCTCGTGCTCTCGATCGGCTACCTGATGCGGACCACGGTCGGCCGGCTGTTCGAGACGTACCTCGACGCGGCGATGAACCGCGTGCCGCTCATCCGCGTGCTCTACAACGCGTCGAAGCTCGCGGTCGAGACCGCGGTCTCCGGCACCGACGACCTCCAGAAGCCGGTGAAGGTCGAACCGTGGCAGGGGATGCGGATGACGGCGTTCAAGACCGGGAAGACGACCGACGACGGGCGGGTCGTCCTGTTCATGCCGACCGCACCGAACATCACGACCGGGTTCGTGATGGAGGTCAAGCCGGAGGACCTGACCGAGACCGACGAGAGCGTCGAGGAGGCGCTGACGCGCGTGCTGTCGGCCGGGTTCGGCGAGGAGGAGCGGACCTCGCCGATCGAGATCGACGCGCGAACCGAAGACTAA
- a CDS encoding branched-chain amino acid transaminase, whose protein sequence is MGFEEMDVGTIWQDGSFVDWDDATVHVLTHGLHYGTGVFEGVRCYDTENGPAIFRWEEHLDRFYQSTQPYDMELPYSREELTEATLELLRREELESCYIRPVAFYGYGSLGVGPKDNPVNVAIAAWPWGAYLGEEALERGVDVMISSWRKYASSQMPTNAKTTGLYVNSLLAGEEARRNGYTEAIVLNKEGNVAEGPGENIFLVRDGEIYTPGLAEGILDGITRNTVIELARERGYTVHDQATISRGELNTADELFFTGTAAEVTPIRKVDNVVIGDGSRGPVTEELQQAFFDLVERRDDAHDEWFTYV, encoded by the coding sequence ATGGGATTCGAAGAGATGGACGTCGGCACGATCTGGCAGGACGGCTCGTTCGTCGACTGGGACGACGCGACGGTTCACGTTCTCACGCACGGCCTCCACTACGGCACTGGCGTCTTCGAGGGCGTCCGCTGTTACGACACCGAGAACGGCCCGGCGATCTTCCGCTGGGAGGAACACCTCGATCGCTTCTACCAGTCGACGCAGCCGTACGACATGGAGTTGCCCTACTCCCGGGAGGAACTCACCGAGGCGACGCTCGAACTGCTCCGCCGCGAGGAACTGGAGTCCTGTTACATCCGCCCGGTCGCCTTCTACGGCTACGGCTCTCTGGGCGTCGGGCCGAAGGACAACCCCGTCAACGTCGCCATCGCGGCGTGGCCGTGGGGCGCGTACCTCGGCGAGGAGGCGCTCGAACGGGGCGTCGACGTGATGATCTCCTCGTGGCGCAAGTACGCCTCCAGTCAGATGCCGACGAACGCGAAGACGACCGGTCTGTACGTCAACTCGCTCTTGGCCGGCGAGGAGGCCCGCCGCAACGGCTACACCGAGGCGATCGTCCTCAACAAGGAGGGCAACGTCGCCGAGGGCCCCGGCGAGAACATCTTCCTCGTCCGCGACGGCGAGATCTACACCCCCGGGCTCGCCGAGGGCATCCTCGACGGCATCACGCGGAACACCGTGATCGAACTCGCCCGCGAACGGGGCTACACCGTCCACGACCAGGCGACCATCTCCCGCGGCGAACTCAACACCGCCGACGAGCTGTTCTTCACCGGCACCGCCGCGGAGGTCACCCCCATCCGAAAGGTCGACAACGTCGTCATCGGCGACGGCTCCCGCGGCCCCGTGACCGAGGAACTCCAGCAGGCGTTCTTCGACCTCGTCGAGCGGCGCGACGACGCCCACGACGAGTGGTTCACGTACGTCTAG
- a CDS encoding CDP-2,3-bis-(O-geranylgeranyl)-sn-glycerol synthase: MLDLVAVAFWAMLPAYVPNNAAVLAGGGAPIDGGRTMGGRRLLGDGKTWRGTAVGTAVGVLLAQVLNLVAPTVGQSIGVDLPTFPLAAAVGLALGAMLGDIGASFLKRRTGRERGAAFPVVDQLDFVAGALVCAALFDFGWFIETFTLPVVVVVLLLTPVLHVATNAIAYLLGLKDEPY; encoded by the coding sequence ATGCTCGATCTCGTCGCCGTCGCGTTCTGGGCGATGCTCCCCGCGTACGTTCCGAACAACGCCGCCGTCCTCGCCGGCGGCGGCGCACCCATCGACGGCGGCCGAACGATGGGCGGCCGCCGGCTCCTCGGCGACGGCAAGACGTGGCGCGGCACGGCCGTCGGGACGGCCGTCGGCGTTCTCCTCGCTCAGGTGCTGAACCTGGTGGCTCCGACCGTCGGTCAGTCGATCGGCGTCGACCTCCCGACGTTTCCGCTCGCCGCCGCCGTCGGTCTCGCGCTCGGGGCGATGCTCGGCGACATCGGCGCGTCCTTTCTCAAACGCCGGACGGGTCGGGAGCGCGGCGCCGCGTTCCCCGTCGTCGACCAACTCGACTTCGTCGCCGGCGCGCTCGTTTGTGCCGCGCTCTTCGACTTCGGGTGGTTCATCGAGACCTTCACGCTGCCCGTCGTCGTCGTCGTCCTCCTTCTCACGCCCGTCCTCCACGTCGCGACCAACGCAATTGCGTATCTTCTGGGGCTGAAAGACGAACCCTACTAA
- the argS gene encoding arginine--tRNA ligase — MFRAFRTEVEDAVEAALESLDLPADDLGVEEPPEDVPATLASSVAFRLAGEVGAAPPSVAADVADAIDLDGYEYVAGVDTQGPYVNFYVSDAYYADTLAAGREERYGELPSTGKSVVVEHTSANPTGPVHVGRARNPIFGDAVARVLDYAGNDVERHYYVNDAGRQVAVFTWAYETFDDSDLPEPERDRADYDLVRYYRKGNEFLENEDEDVVEEAEAEIAEIMRGLEAGDEDTYERVAVVVDQVLGGMRASLERLPAEFDRFVKETQFIRNGDADDVVERLKDTEHAVYEEDAWQLDLSAFDLEKNLVFLRSDDTTLYTTRDLAHHEWKFENYDEAVTVLGEDHKLQAEQLEAALEILGNDTEKLRQTFYSWVNLPEGGMSTREGTGVDLDDLLDESIQRAREEVEERLDSRIRNDELSEDDIERIARQVGIGAVRYDIVSKQPTKGITFEWERALDFEAQSAPYVQYVHARCRGIESEAAGAGIEASTDVSVLDTDAERALLRDIARFPAVIEAAADDLEPHVVATFAREFAETFNTFYRECSVLNADDDDVAAARLGLVEASRHTVANALDVLGIEAPDSM; from the coding sequence ATGTTCAGAGCCTTCCGTACGGAGGTCGAGGACGCGGTCGAGGCGGCGCTCGAGTCCCTCGACCTCCCGGCCGACGACCTCGGAGTCGAGGAGCCCCCGGAGGACGTCCCGGCGACGCTCGCGTCGAGCGTCGCCTTCCGCCTCGCGGGCGAAGTCGGCGCCGCGCCGCCGTCGGTCGCCGCGGACGTCGCCGACGCGATCGACCTCGACGGCTACGAGTACGTCGCCGGCGTCGACACGCAGGGACCGTACGTGAACTTCTACGTCTCCGACGCCTACTACGCCGACACCCTCGCCGCCGGCCGCGAGGAGAGATACGGCGAACTCCCCTCGACCGGCAAGTCCGTCGTCGTCGAGCACACGAGCGCGAACCCGACGGGCCCCGTCCACGTCGGGCGCGCACGGAACCCGATCTTCGGCGACGCCGTCGCCCGCGTGCTCGATTACGCCGGCAACGACGTCGAGCGGCACTACTACGTCAACGACGCCGGCCGCCAGGTCGCCGTGTTCACCTGGGCTTACGAGACGTTCGACGACTCGGACCTCCCCGAACCCGAACGCGACCGCGCGGACTACGACCTCGTCCGCTACTACCGGAAGGGCAACGAGTTCCTGGAGAACGAAGACGAGGACGTCGTCGAGGAAGCGGAGGCCGAGATCGCCGAGATCATGCGGGGGCTCGAAGCGGGCGACGAGGACACCTACGAGCGCGTCGCCGTCGTCGTCGATCAGGTTCTCGGCGGGATGCGAGCGTCGCTCGAACGGCTCCCCGCGGAGTTCGACCGCTTCGTGAAGGAGACGCAGTTCATCCGCAACGGCGACGCCGACGACGTGGTCGAGCGGCTGAAAGACACCGAGCACGCCGTCTACGAGGAGGACGCCTGGCAGCTGGACCTCTCGGCGTTCGACCTCGAAAAGAACCTCGTCTTCCTGCGCTCGGACGACACGACGCTCTACACCACGCGCGACCTCGCCCACCACGAGTGGAAGTTCGAGAACTACGACGAGGCGGTGACCGTCCTCGGCGAGGATCACAAGCTCCAGGCCGAACAGCTCGAAGCGGCGCTGGAAATCCTGGGCAACGACACGGAGAAGCTCCGGCAGACGTTCTACTCGTGGGTCAACCTCCCGGAGGGCGGGATGTCGACTCGCGAGGGGACCGGCGTCGACCTCGACGACCTGCTGGACGAGTCGATCCAGCGCGCTCGCGAGGAGGTCGAAGAGCGCCTCGATTCCCGAATCAGAAACGACGAACTGAGCGAAGACGACATCGAGCGGATCGCCCGCCAGGTCGGGATCGGCGCGGTCCGCTACGACATCGTCTCGAAGCAGCCCACGAAGGGGATCACCTTCGAGTGGGAGCGCGCGCTGGACTTCGAGGCGCAGTCGGCCCCGTACGTCCAGTACGTCCACGCGCGCTGTCGCGGCATCGAGAGCGAGGCGGCCGGCGCGGGGATCGAGGCCTCGACCGACGTCTCCGTTCTCGACACCGACGCCGAACGGGCGCTGCTCCGCGACATCGCGCGCTTCCCGGCCGTCATCGAGGCGGCCGCGGACGACCTCGAACCCCACGTCGTCGCGACGTTCGCCCGCGAGTTCGCCGAGACGTTCAACACCTTCTACCGGGAGTGTTCGGTTCTCAACGCCGACGACGACGACGTCGCCGCGGCCCGGCTGGGACTCGTCGAGGCGTCGAGACACACCGTCGCGAACGCGCTCGACGTCCTCGGGATCGAGGCGCCGGATTCGATGTGA